In one Solanum dulcamara chromosome 1, daSolDulc1.2, whole genome shotgun sequence genomic region, the following are encoded:
- the LOC129889213 gene encoding 1-aminocyclopropane-1-carboxylate synthase-like isoform X1 codes for MGFISNINNELLSKVATNNGHGENSAYFDGWKAYEIDPFHPTQNSNGVIQMGLAENQLCFDLIQEWVVNNQKASICTAGGCEEFKEITIYQDYHGLPEFRSAVARFMEKVRGDKIKFDEERIVMSGGATGAHELLAFCLADPGEAFLVPTPYYPGFDRDLRWRTRVQLYPIICESSNNFKVTRKALEDAYNKAQESNITIKGLLLNNPSNPLGTILDKETLKDTIRFINEKNIHLVCDEIYAATVFNEPNFISISEVIMDKDVECDRDLIHIVYSLSKDLGFPGFRIGIIYSYNDVVTNCARKMSSFGLVSTQTQYLISNMLSDDTFVEKFVAESRERLAKRHGAFTKGLEQFGINTLKSNAGLFCWMDLRSLLKENTFESEIELWRMIINDVKLNVSPGCSFHCSEPGWFRVCFANMDDETMRVALRRIKIFVVQHKGISNIEEGIKKSLRLISKTRRGERSKLEISLPFRRLDDFMNSPHSPMTSPLVKART; via the exons ATGGGGTTCATTTCAAACATCAACAATGAGTTACTTTCTAAGGTAGCAACCAATAATGGGCATGGAGAAAACTCAGCCTATTTTGATGGATGGAAGGCTTATGAAATTGATCCTTTCCATCCAACACAAAATTCTAATGGGGTTATTCAGATGGGTCTTGCAGAAAATCAg CTTTGCTTTGATTTAATTCAAGAATGGGTGGTGAACAATCAAAAAGCCTCCATTTGCACAGCTGGAGGATGTGAAGAATTCAAGGAAATTACAATTTATCAAGACTATCATGGTTTGCCAGAATTTCGAAGT GCAGTTGCAAGGTTCATGGAAAAAGTGAGAGGTGACAAAATCAAATTTGATGAGGAACGTATAGTTATGAGTGGAGGGGCAACTGGGGCTCATGAATTACTGGCCTTTTGCTTGGCTGATCCTGGAGAGGCTTTTCTTGTTCCTACTCCCTATTATCCTGG ATTTGACAGAGATTTGAGATGGAGAACTAGGGTACAACTTTATCCTATTATTTGTGAAAGCTCTAACAATTTCAAGGTCACAAGAAAAGCCTTAGAAGATGCATACAATAAAGCTCAAGAATCCAACATCACAATAAAAGGCTTACTTTTAAACAATCCATCAAATCCATTAGGCACAATTTTAGACAAGGAAACATTAAAAGACACAATAAGGTTCATCAACGAGAAAAATATCCACCTAGTATGCGACGAAATTTACGCTGCCACGGTCTTCAACGAGCCCAATTTCATCAGCATTTCCGAAGTAATAATGGACAAAGACGTTGAATGTGACCGCGATTTAATTCATATCGTCTATAGTCTATCgaaggatttgggatttcccgGATTTAGGATCGGAATTATTTACTCGTACAACGATGTTGTAACCAATTGTGCTCGAAAAATGTCCAGTTTCGGGCTCGTATCGACGCAAACGCAGTATTTGATATCGAACATGTTATCGGACGATACATTCGTCGAGAAAttcgttgccgagagtcgtgaAAGGCTAGCAAAAAGGCATGGGGCGTTTACTAAGGGACTTGAACAATTTGGAATTAACACGTTAAAGAGTAACGCTGGCCTTTTTTGTTGGATGGATTTGAGAAGTCTACTTAAGGAAAATACATTTGAAAGTGAAATTGAACTTTGGAGAATGATTATTAATGATGTTAAACTTAATGTTTCACCAGGTTGTTCTTTTCATTGTTCAGAACCTGGTTGGTTTAGAGTTTGTTTTGCTAATATGGATGATGAAACTATGAGGGTTGCATTAAGAAGGATCAAGATTTTTGTGGTTCAACACAAAGGGATTAGTAATATTGAAGAAGGAATCAAGAAATCCCTTAGGTTGATATCCA AGACTCGGAGAGGTGAGAGGAGTAAATTGGAGATTAGTTTACCATTTAGAAGATTAGATGATTTTATGAATTCTCCTCATTCTCCTATGACTTCACCTTTGGTCAAGGCTAGgacttaa
- the LOC129889213 gene encoding 1-aminocyclopropane-1-carboxylate synthase-like isoform X2 gives MGFISNINNELLSKVATNNGHGENSAYFDGWKAYEIDPFHPTQNSNGVIQMGLAENQLCFDLIQEWVVNNQKASICTAGGCEEFKEITIYQDYHGLPEFRSAVARFMEKVRGDKIKFDEERIVMSGGATGAHELLAFCLADPGEAFLVPTPYYPGFDRDLRWRTRVQLYPIICESSNNFKVTRKALEDAYNKAQESNITIKGLLLNNPSNPLGTILDKETLKDTIRFINEKNIHLVCDEIYAATVFNEPNFISISEVIMDKDVECDRDLIHIVYSLSKDLGFPGFRIGIIYSYNDVVTNCARKMSSFGLVSTQTQYLISNMLSDDTFVEKFVAESRERLAKRHGAFTKGLEQFGINTLKSNAGLFCWMDLRSLLKENTFESEIELWRMIINDVKLNVSPGCSFHCSEPGWFRVCFANMDDETMRVALRRIKIFVVQHKGISNIEEGIKKSLRGERSKLEISLPFRRLDDFMNSPHSPMTSPLVKART, from the exons ATGGGGTTCATTTCAAACATCAACAATGAGTTACTTTCTAAGGTAGCAACCAATAATGGGCATGGAGAAAACTCAGCCTATTTTGATGGATGGAAGGCTTATGAAATTGATCCTTTCCATCCAACACAAAATTCTAATGGGGTTATTCAGATGGGTCTTGCAGAAAATCAg CTTTGCTTTGATTTAATTCAAGAATGGGTGGTGAACAATCAAAAAGCCTCCATTTGCACAGCTGGAGGATGTGAAGAATTCAAGGAAATTACAATTTATCAAGACTATCATGGTTTGCCAGAATTTCGAAGT GCAGTTGCAAGGTTCATGGAAAAAGTGAGAGGTGACAAAATCAAATTTGATGAGGAACGTATAGTTATGAGTGGAGGGGCAACTGGGGCTCATGAATTACTGGCCTTTTGCTTGGCTGATCCTGGAGAGGCTTTTCTTGTTCCTACTCCCTATTATCCTGG ATTTGACAGAGATTTGAGATGGAGAACTAGGGTACAACTTTATCCTATTATTTGTGAAAGCTCTAACAATTTCAAGGTCACAAGAAAAGCCTTAGAAGATGCATACAATAAAGCTCAAGAATCCAACATCACAATAAAAGGCTTACTTTTAAACAATCCATCAAATCCATTAGGCACAATTTTAGACAAGGAAACATTAAAAGACACAATAAGGTTCATCAACGAGAAAAATATCCACCTAGTATGCGACGAAATTTACGCTGCCACGGTCTTCAACGAGCCCAATTTCATCAGCATTTCCGAAGTAATAATGGACAAAGACGTTGAATGTGACCGCGATTTAATTCATATCGTCTATAGTCTATCgaaggatttgggatttcccgGATTTAGGATCGGAATTATTTACTCGTACAACGATGTTGTAACCAATTGTGCTCGAAAAATGTCCAGTTTCGGGCTCGTATCGACGCAAACGCAGTATTTGATATCGAACATGTTATCGGACGATACATTCGTCGAGAAAttcgttgccgagagtcgtgaAAGGCTAGCAAAAAGGCATGGGGCGTTTACTAAGGGACTTGAACAATTTGGAATTAACACGTTAAAGAGTAACGCTGGCCTTTTTTGTTGGATGGATTTGAGAAGTCTACTTAAGGAAAATACATTTGAAAGTGAAATTGAACTTTGGAGAATGATTATTAATGATGTTAAACTTAATGTTTCACCAGGTTGTTCTTTTCATTGTTCAGAACCTGGTTGGTTTAGAGTTTGTTTTGCTAATATGGATGATGAAACTATGAGGGTTGCATTAAGAAGGATCAAGATTTTTGTGGTTCAACACAAAGGGATTAGTAATATTGAAGAAGGAATCAAGAAATCCCTTAG AGGTGAGAGGAGTAAATTGGAGATTAGTTTACCATTTAGAAGATTAGATGATTTTATGAATTCTCCTCATTCTCCTATGACTTCACCTTTGGTCAAGGCTAGgacttaa
- the LOC129889226 gene encoding uncharacterized protein LOC129889226 produces MAFSSQVGWQSLLSTPDFRSCQSIPLLKAHNEKNAKLHEQKFNIGSIRSRQRSLIAHCSMVNPDVVTGSLSPSNTIRKLYSSINNKDLNQLAMLISEDCFFDDFSFPQSFQGRKEALNSLEQLTTSMDQNTEFSIDNIYEGVDLTAIVNWHLEWKKKEVPFSRGCSYYELSRDGEKLLIKNAQVITESSMKPKILALFNMVTSVFDDFPEIASRILKNHQVAYQVLLNSYKFVVQPIISPILAWYKKLWTLTITFVGFTTKLVQFIIKNFRQ; encoded by the exons ATGGCATTTTCAAGCCAAGTTGGCTGGCAAAGTTTATTGTCCACGCCAGATTTTAGGAGTTGCCAAAGCATTCCGCTATTGAAAGCTCATAATGAGAAAAACGCCAAACTACATGAGCAAAAATTCAATATAGGAAGTATCAGAAGCAGACAGAGGTCCTTGATCGCGCATTGTTCGATGGTGAATCCTGATGTTGTCACAGGCTCATTGTCACCATCCAACACAATTAGAAAGTTGTACTCAAGTATAAACAACAAGGACCTGAACCAACTGGCCATGCTCATATCTGAAGATTGTTTCTTTGATGATTTCTCATTCCCTCAATCATTTCAAGGGAGAAAG GAGGCTTTAAACTCTCTGGAGCAACTAACCACAAGCATGGACCAAAACACAGAGTTCAGCATAGACAATATTTATGAAGGTGTTGATCTTACAGCAATAGTAAACTGGCATTTAG AgtggaaaaagaaagaagttcCCTTCAGTAGAGGTTGCAGCTACTATGAATTATCAAGAGATGGAGAAAAACTACTCATTAA GAATGCTCAAGTTATTACAGAATCATCTATGAAACCAAAAATTTTG GCACTATTCAATATGGTAACTTCAGTATTCGATGACTTCCCTGAAATCGCCTCGA GAATTTTAAAGAACCACCAAGTTGCTTATCAAGTGTTACTAAATAGTTACAAGTTTGTTGTGCAACCAATCATAAGTCCAATTCTTGCATGGTACAAAAAGTTGTGGACATTAACAATCACCTTTGTTGGATTCACCACCAAGTTAGTGCAGTTCATTATAAAGAATTTCAGACAGTAA